A region of Rhodopirellula islandica DNA encodes the following proteins:
- a CDS encoding polysaccharide biosynthesis/export family protein yields the protein MTHHPTFRTVQVMLLAACCVAVIAGCRTAASLGLPVSASSNALLPYATNLRQAGHRHGIPTELAKQALPPHRMEAGDVLVIEPNDFNSPVRLQSDQTVHQDGYIELGDYGRVAVLGMTTEEIQQTVQSRVAARETEKSQQRFALASHSQNRPPEEIVDYGVNVRLVNNESDQFYVMGEVNAPGSYQLVGAETVLDALIAAGGLSDRANEHKIILTRPQPDGQPRLVLPVCYKQILQLGDVTTNYQLLPGDRIYVPSITLWEDVKQSVAFNSDKSCPHCREYRQ from the coding sequence ATGACCCATCATCCTACTTTTCGCACCGTTCAGGTGATGCTGCTCGCCGCCTGCTGCGTTGCAGTCATCGCCGGCTGTCGCACCGCCGCCTCGCTCGGACTGCCTGTTTCGGCAAGTTCCAACGCGTTGCTTCCCTACGCAACGAATCTCCGCCAAGCCGGACATCGTCACGGCATCCCAACGGAGTTGGCCAAGCAAGCCTTGCCGCCTCACCGCATGGAAGCTGGCGATGTCTTGGTCATTGAGCCCAACGATTTCAATTCGCCCGTGCGTCTGCAAAGCGACCAAACCGTCCATCAAGATGGCTACATCGAACTGGGCGACTACGGCCGTGTGGCGGTCCTCGGTATGACGACCGAAGAGATCCAACAAACGGTTCAATCGCGTGTTGCCGCTCGAGAAACGGAAAAGAGTCAACAACGATTCGCTCTCGCCTCACACAGCCAGAATCGCCCGCCGGAGGAAATAGTCGACTACGGCGTCAACGTCCGCTTGGTCAACAACGAAAGCGATCAGTTCTATGTGATGGGAGAGGTCAATGCGCCAGGCTCGTATCAGTTGGTCGGCGCCGAAACGGTGTTGGACGCACTGATCGCTGCCGGTGGTTTGTCCGATCGAGCGAACGAACACAAAATCATTCTCACTCGCCCCCAACCGGACGGACAACCACGACTGGTCCTCCCCGTTTGCTACAAACAAATTCTGCAACTGGGTGATGTCACCACGAACTACCAATTGCTTCCTGGGGACCGCATCTATGTTCCCAGCATCACGCTCTGGGAAGATGTCAAACAAAGCGTCGCCTTCAACAGCGACAAGAGCTGCCCACACTGCCGCGAGTACCGCCAGTAG
- a CDS encoding sialidase family protein — protein sequence MSVTSAALGDGPDLPVVDLSQQTERQVVIAAGTEDVYQGHPTTLRMPESETILCVWCVNHGGSAGPMAKSDDGGLTWTRLDDQLPPNFSKHQNCPSIYRILDPEGKPRLWVFSASLNQRGGPGMPSIMSEDDGQTWTEMPPLGFPCVMTFSSVVTLKDGRTLGLYHKGPDGKDRAPLSVLQTITADGGFTWSEPRVVAAVEGKNPCEPFVFRSPDGEELCCLLRENTHRGRSLMMFSRDEGQTWTTPVDTPWGLSGDRHIGVPLPDGRWVFAFRDQAPGSPTRGHFVAWVGTYEDIRENRPGQYRIKLLHSHAKNVGDCGYPGVELLPDGTIVATTYIKYQPGPEKHSVVTTRFRIEETDALFREIE from the coding sequence ATGTCAGTGACTTCCGCCGCGTTGGGCGATGGTCCTGATTTGCCGGTCGTGGATTTGTCGCAGCAGACGGAACGTCAGGTGGTCATCGCAGCGGGCACCGAAGACGTTTACCAAGGCCATCCCACGACACTGCGGATGCCGGAGAGCGAAACAATCCTTTGCGTTTGGTGTGTCAATCACGGTGGCTCGGCGGGGCCGATGGCCAAGAGCGACGACGGGGGACTGACGTGGACGCGACTGGACGATCAGTTGCCACCCAACTTTTCAAAGCATCAAAATTGTCCAAGCATCTATCGGATTCTTGATCCCGAGGGGAAGCCGCGGTTGTGGGTCTTCTCGGCGTCGCTCAACCAGCGTGGTGGTCCGGGGATGCCGAGCATCATGAGCGAAGACGACGGCCAGACTTGGACCGAGATGCCGCCACTTGGTTTTCCATGTGTGATGACGTTCAGCAGTGTGGTGACACTGAAAGATGGTCGGACTCTGGGGCTGTATCACAAAGGGCCTGACGGCAAGGACAGAGCACCGCTGAGCGTGTTGCAAACCATCACCGCGGACGGAGGGTTCACTTGGTCCGAGCCGCGTGTGGTCGCCGCGGTGGAAGGGAAGAATCCCTGTGAGCCGTTCGTGTTTCGTTCACCCGACGGGGAAGAATTGTGTTGTCTGCTGCGAGAGAACACACACCGCGGACGCAGTCTGATGATGTTCTCGCGTGATGAGGGCCAGACCTGGACCACGCCCGTTGACACGCCATGGGGATTGTCGGGCGATCGACACATCGGCGTCCCGCTGCCAGACGGTCGCTGGGTATTCGCGTTCCGTGATCAGGCCCCGGGCAGTCCAACACGCGGGCATTTCGTGGCTTGGGTCGGAACTTACGAGGACATTCGCGAAAACCGACCGGGGCAATATCGAATCAAGCTGTTGCACAGTCACGCGAAGAATGTGGGCGATTGTGGTTATCCGGGCGTCGAGTTGTTGCCCGATGGAACGATCGTGGCGACCACGTACATCAAGTATCAGCCGGGGCCAGAAAAACACTCGGTGGTGACCACGCGTTTCCGAATCGAAGAAACGGATGCCTTGTTCCGTGAAATCGAGTGA